CGGACTCAAATATATTAGCATGAACACTCGTATCCGTCTACCTACCAGAGAGTTGTCACAAACTTCCTTGAGGCACATAGTTGCCTGAACACTTGAAAACTTACCTGCAGGAAATTGTGAGGGTTGTATTTGTAGGAGTCCCTGATGATTAGTCGGGTCCAGTTTTATTTCACACAGGGGCTGTTGTCCTCAAAACATGATTGAAACCTTTTTTTTCTAATATACTCTTCCTGCAGGGGCATCTCCTGGTGAGGGTACTGGGGCAACTATGTCTGATGATGAAGACAATCAGGTAGACAGTGAGAGCAACATGTTTGATGGAAATGAGGGGTCAGATGGAATGGGATTTGGTCCATTAATGTTGACTGAGGGTGAAAGATCCTTAGTGGAGCGTGTCCGTCAGGAGCTAAAGCATGAGCTTAAGCAggtaatacaacaacaacaaagcctttaagtcccaaacaagttggggtaggctagagttgaaacccagcagaagcaatcaaggttcaggcacatgaatagctgtcttccaagcactcctatctaaggctaagtctttgggtatattccatcctttcaagtctccttttattgcctctacccaagtcaacttcggtcttcctctgcctctcgtcacgttactatcctggcttaggattccactacgcactggtgtctctggaggtctccgttgtacatgtccaaaccatctcaaccggtgttggacaagcttttcttcaattggtgctacccttaatctatcacgtatatcatcgttccgaactcgattccttcttgtatgaccgcaaatccaacgcaacatacgcatttccgcgacacttatctgttgaacatgtcgtcttttcgtaggccaacattctgcaccatacaacatagcaggtctaatcgctgtcctataaaacttgccttttagcttctgtggtacccttttgtcacataggacaccagatgcttgccgccacttcatccaccctgctttgattctatggctaacatcttcatcaatatccccgtctctctgtagcattgatcctaaatattgaaaggtatccttcctaggcactacttgacctccaaactaatatcttcctcctgccgagtagtagtgccgaagtcacatctcatatactcagttttagttctactgagtctaaaacctttggactccaaagtctcccgctataactccagtttctgattcactcctgtccggctttcatcaactagcactacatcatccgcgaaaagcatacaccaaaggatgtccccttgtatgtcccttgtgacctcatccatcactaaggcaaacaaataagggctcaaagttgacccttgatgtaggcctatcctaatcaggaagtcatccgtgtctccatcacttgttcgaactctagtctcaacattgttgtacatgtccttaatgagcccgatgtacttcgttgggactttatgtttgtccaaagcctaccacgtaacattccttggtattttatcttAAGCAGGTAATGTTGAAACATTTTATGTTTTTGGTAGTAATACAATGTTGTCTAAGCAAAACTTTCAACTTTCAGGGGTACAGAGACAAACTTGTGGATATTCGGGAAGAGATATTGCGGAAGCGAAGAGCTGGGAAACTCCCTGGAGACACTGCTTCTACCTTAAAAGCTTGGTGGCAAGCTCATTCTAAGTGGCCATACCCAACCGTATGTGAACACATCGATCCTATCACTCCCAGCACCATTCCTAGTTACTCATGAGCACATTATTCCGTAACACTTGTTTAGGAGGAAGACAAGGCTCGACTGGTGCAGGAAACAGGGCTACAACTGAAGCAGATCAATAACTGGTTTATCAACCAGCGTAAGCGGAACTGGCACAACAATCCGGCGTCATCCTCGTCGGACAAAAGCAAGAGAAAAAGGTACGGTCACAAGAAACTAGACTAAGCTTCTGCTTCCACATCCTTGACACCTTTCTGGTTTCTGTTTACTGTATGCTTATGCTTGGAATAAAGGAGCACTGCAGGTGATGGCAACGCAGAACAATCCTGGTAGCGCACAGTTGGAGAACAAATTATATGTAAATAATGCTTCTACTGTGAAGAGTGCCATCATATTTGTTGCTCCAGAAACGACCCTTCAGACCGGCGTTTCCTGAGCCCATATTCATACAAAGACATCACGCGATGAATAATGTTGCAAGTAGTCACATAAACTAAATAACTTGTATAGTGAATAACTAGAAACTTTAGCATTCATCGTTTGGTATTGTATAGTACTATAGTGTAATTGTTCGGTCAGAATGTCTCTTGTATAATGGTGTAAGGTTCAAATGTATTTTGACCTAGCATTCAATATTGTATTTTGTGATGTAAAAACCATGGAGTGTATTTGGATTGGTTGTGTTTTATCTGTGGAATAGAGACACTGTGTTAGTGTTGCCCTCAGTTCGGCAGTGTCGTGTCGTCAACTTCATATTAAACTTCAAAGTTTTTAGCACTGTCCATCATTGACAAAAGATTGATAACATGAGGTTGGAACATAGTTCCACGATATGTAACTGTTTGTATTCAGTAAAACAATATATTGCTGCAGATATTAGTCAAAAAGCAGTGTCGATGGATACCCGTGTGTTGCATTGTCAAGTTGgctcttttatttttttattgtcAAGTTGGCTCTTTGACAGCACCATGTCAACGTACGGGACAAAAATTAATATCATAGTAATTGTAGTTTACACATGTGTTGTATCATAAATAAAAGCAATGTTTTGGGTTTGAT
The nucleotide sequence above comes from Miscanthus floridulus cultivar M001 chromosome 18, ASM1932011v1, whole genome shotgun sequence. Encoded proteins:
- the LOC136522924 gene encoding homeobox protein knotted-1-like 11 isoform X2, which codes for MAFNYHDHALAMDAAAVGAAANPSFVSGVGGGVASGGPGWEREKAAIAAHPLYERLLEAHVACLRVATPVDQLPRIDAQIAARPPPMAAAAAAAAAGGAHSGGEELDLFMTHYVLLLCSFKEQLQQHVRVHAMEAVMACWELEQTLQSLTGASPGEGTGATMSDDEDNQVDSESNMFDGNEGSDGMGFGPLMLTEGERSLVERVRQELKHELKQGYRDKLVDIREEILRKRRAGKLPGDTASTLKAWWQAHSKWPYPTEEDKARLVQETGLQLKQINNWFINQRKRNWHNNPASSSSDKSKRKR
- the LOC136522924 gene encoding homeobox protein knotted-1-like 11 isoform X1, encoding MAFNYHDHALAMDAAAVGAAANPSFVSGVGGGVASGGPGWEREKAAIAAHPLYERLLEAHVACLRVATPVDQLPRIDAQIAARPPPMAAAAAAAAAGGAHSGGEELDLFMTHYVLLLCSFKEQLQQHVRVHAMEAVMACWELEQTLQSLTGASPGEGTGATMSDDEDNQVDSESNMFDGNEGSDGMGFGPLMLTEGERSLVERVRQELKHELKQGYRDKLVDIREEILRKRRAGKLPGDTASTLKAWWQAHSKWPYPTEEDKARLVQETGLQLKQINNWFINQRKRNWHNNPASSSSDKSKRKRSTAGDGNAEQSW